A single genomic interval of Streptomyces graminofaciens harbors:
- a CDS encoding LuxR C-terminal-related transcriptional regulator codes for MTSFWAASGTAQESLHRHAESFLSIFQQAGISMARLDSDLCLLEANSDFVRWFGGSPSALRGRPFLDFLHPSTGPGVREQLSKVAAGSRVRLGDRGVALRADGSPLPVELTLIGVRDGVTPGASEIIVLVAPEKEPSESLGRQRVRVPNTTAPMTLTEMEARILEQLATGISTRKLALRLHLSRQGVEYHIGAMLRKAGVPNRTALVSRAHSLGIFSGGHWPPRIATDFVSPPQPRTVAESEKDERDLQRSEAEPDMSDGATEAPGTDDLTGPRAA; via the coding sequence ATGACTTCGTTTTGGGCAGCCTCGGGGACCGCACAGGAATCGCTGCACCGGCACGCCGAGTCTTTCTTGAGCATATTCCAGCAGGCGGGCATATCCATGGCGCGCCTGGACTCCGATTTATGTCTGCTCGAAGCCAACAGCGACTTCGTGCGTTGGTTCGGGGGTTCGCCGTCCGCGCTGCGCGGACGGCCCTTCCTCGACTTTCTGCACCCGTCCACCGGACCCGGCGTCCGGGAGCAGCTGTCCAAGGTCGCGGCCGGCAGTCGGGTGCGGCTCGGTGATCGCGGAGTCGCGCTGCGGGCCGACGGATCGCCCCTGCCGGTGGAACTGACGCTGATCGGCGTACGGGACGGCGTCACCCCCGGGGCCAGCGAGATCATCGTCCTCGTCGCCCCCGAGAAGGAGCCCTCCGAGTCCCTCGGCCGACAGCGGGTCAGGGTACCGAACACGACCGCGCCGATGACGCTGACGGAGATGGAGGCCCGGATCCTGGAGCAGCTGGCCACCGGAATCTCCACTCGGAAGCTCGCGCTCCGACTGCATCTGAGCCGCCAGGGCGTCGAATACCACATCGGCGCGATGCTCCGTAAGGCGGGCGTCCCGAACCGTACCGCGCTCGTGTCCCGGGCCCATTCCCTCGGAATCTTCTCGGGCGGGCACTGGCCGCCGCGCATCGCAACGGATTTCGTGTCACCGCCCCAGCCGAGGACGGTCGCGGAGTCCGAAAAAGACGAACGCGATCTTCAGCGGTCCGAGGCGGAACCGGATATGAGCGACGGTGCTACGGAAGCTCCCGGAACAGACGACCTAACCGGTCCGCGAGCAGCTTGA
- a CDS encoding helix-turn-helix transcriptional regulator yields MTSCLTSEFPSDVDRGFVDRGPWLSAVLSEISGICTMTLNSRLQIVSADRNFLSQFSRPAQEMSGRQFEELLHPGLRMHIRQQLNKLFEPGGTRVDAPIVALRPDGSTFHGLLTGITPPTTDGAPDSCVVLVKPEGPAVSEQGPAALRPDTVTEVDARILEGVAAGMPSTRLATRLCMSRQGIEYRIAGMLRKFDVPNRSALVSRAYSLGILSIGVWPPQVRREAMEPGARNSGPVNRNPKQEY; encoded by the coding sequence ATGACTTCCTGTCTCACCTCCGAATTCCCTTCCGATGTCGACCGGGGTTTCGTGGACAGGGGGCCATGGCTGTCCGCCGTCCTGTCCGAGATCTCCGGCATCTGTACGATGACCCTGAACTCCCGGTTACAGATCGTCTCGGCCGACCGGAATTTCCTCAGTCAGTTCAGCCGCCCCGCCCAGGAGATGAGCGGACGCCAGTTCGAGGAATTGCTGCACCCCGGGTTGAGGATGCACATCCGGCAGCAGCTGAACAAGCTCTTCGAACCGGGCGGAACCCGTGTGGACGCCCCGATCGTCGCGCTACGCCCCGACGGTTCGACCTTTCACGGACTGCTCACCGGCATCACGCCGCCGACTACGGACGGTGCCCCGGACTCCTGTGTGGTGCTCGTGAAACCCGAAGGTCCGGCAGTCTCCGAGCAGGGACCGGCCGCGCTGCGGCCCGACACGGTCACGGAGGTCGACGCCCGCATCCTGGAGGGCGTGGCGGCCGGGATGCCGTCCACCCGACTGGCCACCCGGCTCTGTATGAGCCGACAGGGCATCGAGTACCGCATCGCCGGAATGCTGCGCAAATTCGATGTGCCGAACCGATCCGCCCTGGTGTCCCGGGCGTATTCCCTGGGAATTCTGAGCATCGGGGTCTGGCCGCCGCAGGTTCGCCGCGAGGCCATGGAACCCGGCGCCCGCAATTCTGGGCCCGTGAATCGGAATCCGAAACAGGAATACTGA
- a CDS encoding ATP/GTP-binding protein, whose product MSKHRLTHDRQATEPQKAPQPEPRGRRRKKADTATHTAPTTKPVQRHKRVPYSADGPVALPTAEKLTVRGWTGPAGGQVGHVDPPSLWRATTVQACGLWPFAASATAPTTGVPLGPHLRTGTTVCGDPISWFTRANYLSNPSMFMLGMPGLGKSTLVNRMLIGLAATGVVPMVLGDLKPDYAETVRALGGQVIKIGRGVGGINVLDPGAMGRTARRIGGRAGEALAAEAHGRVLNTLTALISVVRSGQVDDHEQAILSVCLNLLMERHPPGRPPTLPDLIRLLDEGPPRLRSVALDRGQTTRYHEAVDPLLRSLIGILSGALGSCFAGESTTRMDLDAPAVCMDISRIGEADTQLTAAAMLASWSDGLGAVAAAGALADAGLAPQRWYLTVLDELWRPLRAASGIVNRIDALTRLNRTMGVGSVMITHTLKDAAALDSSADRAKADGLAERAGMVVCAGLPERELEDLSRIVHLSRAEIDLVSSWSSPEGWNAADGPDGAPGRGKFLIKVGGRPGVPFRLAVTKQELALHDTSSRWSEEARTITAPAPLPPERTMKLYLPEVRTAQQGPRHGQVKHGRPRQPVLPLHETAWAPQDGWGAQNPAQPAWAAEGSAQPAWTPEAAQSHPPFPDPAPRSESTSVLGRIGPGRQQQRRVRTESVTPDGQSVWSP is encoded by the coding sequence ATGAGTAAACACAGGCTCACCCACGACCGGCAGGCGACGGAACCGCAGAAGGCTCCGCAGCCGGAACCCAGAGGACGGCGGCGCAAGAAGGCGGACACCGCCACGCACACCGCCCCGACGACGAAGCCCGTCCAGCGTCACAAGCGGGTGCCCTACAGCGCCGACGGCCCCGTGGCGCTGCCCACCGCCGAGAAGCTCACGGTCCGGGGCTGGACCGGCCCCGCCGGCGGCCAGGTCGGCCACGTGGATCCCCCGTCCCTGTGGCGGGCCACCACCGTGCAGGCGTGCGGCCTGTGGCCCTTCGCGGCCTCGGCCACCGCTCCGACCACGGGGGTCCCCCTGGGGCCGCATCTGCGCACGGGGACGACGGTGTGCGGCGACCCCATCTCCTGGTTCACGCGGGCCAACTATCTGTCCAACCCGTCGATGTTCATGCTCGGCATGCCCGGGCTGGGCAAGTCCACGCTGGTCAACCGCATGCTGATCGGTCTGGCAGCGACCGGCGTGGTCCCCATGGTCCTGGGTGACCTCAAGCCGGACTACGCGGAGACCGTCAGGGCGCTGGGCGGGCAGGTAATCAAGATCGGCCGTGGAGTGGGCGGCATCAACGTCCTCGACCCGGGCGCCATGGGCCGGACCGCGCGCCGGATCGGGGGCAGGGCGGGCGAGGCACTCGCCGCCGAGGCCCACGGCCGGGTGCTCAACACGCTGACCGCGCTGATCTCGGTGGTCCGCTCCGGCCAGGTCGACGACCATGAGCAGGCCATCCTCTCCGTCTGCCTCAACCTGCTGATGGAGCGTCACCCCCCTGGCCGGCCACCGACGTTGCCGGATCTGATCCGCCTGCTCGACGAGGGGCCGCCCCGGCTGAGGTCAGTCGCCCTGGACCGGGGACAGACGACCCGATACCACGAGGCGGTGGATCCGCTGCTCCGCTCGCTCATCGGCATCCTCAGCGGTGCGCTGGGCAGTTGCTTCGCGGGGGAGAGCACCACACGGATGGACCTCGACGCGCCCGCCGTGTGCATGGACATCTCCCGGATCGGCGAGGCGGACACCCAGCTGACGGCGGCGGCGATGCTCGCCTCCTGGTCCGACGGGCTCGGCGCGGTGGCAGCGGCGGGTGCCCTCGCGGATGCCGGGCTCGCGCCCCAGCGGTGGTACCTCACCGTGCTCGACGAGCTGTGGCGTCCGCTGCGGGCGGCTTCGGGCATCGTGAACCGGATCGACGCGCTGACTCGGCTCAACCGCACCATGGGCGTCGGCAGTGTGATGATCACGCACACTCTCAAGGACGCGGCGGCCCTGGACTCCAGCGCCGACCGGGCCAAGGCGGACGGCCTGGCGGAACGCGCGGGCATGGTGGTGTGCGCGGGACTGCCGGAGCGCGAGCTGGAGGACCTCAGCAGGATCGTCCATCTCTCGCGGGCCGAGATCGACCTCGTCTCGTCCTGGTCGTCACCGGAGGGCTGGAACGCCGCCGACGGCCCGGACGGTGCGCCTGGCCGGGGCAAGTTCCTGATCAAGGTCGGTGGCCGCCCCGGGGTTCCCTTCCGGCTCGCGGTGACCAAGCAGGAGCTGGCACTTCACGACACCAGTTCCCGCTGGTCGGAGGAGGCGCGTACGATCACCGCTCCCGCGCCCCTGCCGCCGGAGCGGACCATGAAGCTGTATCTGCCGGAGGTACGGACGGCCCAGCAGGGTCCCCGCCACGGGCAGGTGAAGCACGGTCGGCCGCGGCAGCCGGTGTTGCCCCTGCACGAGACGGCATGGGCACCGCAGGACGGATGGGGGGCGCAAAACCCGGCGCAGCCGGCGTGGGCCGCTGAAGGATCGGCACAGCCGGCATGGACTCCGGAGGCGGCCCAGTCGCATCCGCCGTTCCCGGACCCGGCGCCGCGCAGCGAGTCCACCTCCGTGCTGGGACGTATCGGACCGGGCCGACAGCAACAACGGCGTGTGCGGACGGAATCGGTGACCCCGGACGGCCAGTCGGTCTGGTCCCCCTGA
- a CDS encoding SCO6880 family protein has product MPAETTPRTYGNWRRPRAAGLGPLGMIGTIVMLGGIILALLVSLVSLRAAIVTFVLVALVTAAFALRTADGRTVFNVLGVRMGWSLRRSRGSHVYVSGPLSRRPGGRFAPPGLLAKVDMLETHDPSGRPVGVLHHKGRGLYTLVLACEAEGISLVDSGQVDRWVGAWGGWLSRLSQEPGLRGAAVVVETAPESGVRLAAEVLPRIVDKAPPLSRSVLEEVVNANPVTASETKVYVTLTYQPPRARQRPAAVAEQLADRIPALAAGLVGAGTTSVRPLSAVGIAESVRTAYDPSVASRVAAAHEDGGDTGLEWADAGPAVTLETPDHYEHDASYSRSWLLALAPRGAVYSSVLRELLQPTQDIRRKRIALFYRPLPQAAAARMVEADRRAALFRASSNGKKQMNARAQAELMAAEQTAQEEASGAGLVEFSIMATVTVDTEMQLNHAQALIDEQQASARIQLRPARRTQAAAFSCTLPVGLLPWELTLMPQQLRDAL; this is encoded by the coding sequence ATGCCGGCAGAAACGACGCCGCGCACCTACGGAAACTGGCGGCGCCCCAGAGCGGCGGGTCTCGGCCCGCTGGGGATGATCGGAACCATCGTGATGCTCGGCGGGATCATCCTGGCCCTGCTCGTCTCGCTGGTCTCCCTGCGGGCCGCCATCGTCACCTTCGTCCTGGTCGCCCTCGTCACGGCGGCCTTCGCCTTACGCACGGCCGACGGCCGTACCGTCTTCAACGTCCTGGGAGTACGTATGGGATGGTCGCTCCGCCGGTCCAGGGGCTCCCATGTCTATGTCTCCGGCCCGCTCTCCAGGCGGCCGGGGGGCCGTTTCGCCCCGCCCGGCCTCCTTGCCAAGGTGGACATGCTGGAGACACACGACCCCTCGGGCCGCCCCGTCGGGGTGCTCCACCACAAGGGCCGCGGCCTCTACACCCTGGTGCTGGCGTGCGAGGCCGAAGGCATCTCCCTGGTCGACTCCGGGCAGGTCGACCGCTGGGTCGGTGCCTGGGGCGGCTGGCTGTCCAGGCTTTCCCAGGAACCCGGTCTGCGCGGCGCGGCCGTCGTCGTGGAGACCGCCCCCGAGAGCGGCGTCCGGCTCGCCGCGGAGGTGCTGCCCCGCATCGTCGACAAGGCGCCACCGCTGTCCCGGTCGGTGCTGGAGGAGGTGGTCAACGCCAACCCGGTGACCGCGTCGGAGACCAAGGTGTACGTCACCCTGACGTATCAGCCGCCCCGGGCCAGGCAACGCCCTGCGGCCGTCGCCGAGCAACTGGCCGACCGGATCCCGGCTCTGGCGGCGGGCCTGGTCGGCGCGGGCACCACCTCGGTGCGTCCGCTCTCGGCCGTGGGAATCGCCGAGAGCGTCCGTACGGCGTACGACCCGAGCGTCGCCTCCCGCGTCGCGGCCGCCCACGAGGACGGCGGTGACACCGGGCTCGAATGGGCGGACGCGGGCCCCGCCGTCACGCTGGAGACGCCGGACCACTACGAGCACGACGCGTCCTACTCACGGAGCTGGCTGCTCGCGCTCGCGCCCCGGGGCGCGGTCTACTCGTCCGTCCTGCGTGAGCTGCTCCAGCCCACACAGGACATACGCCGCAAGCGGATCGCTCTCTTCTACCGGCCGCTGCCGCAGGCCGCCGCCGCCCGCATGGTCGAGGCCGACCGGAGGGCGGCGCTCTTCAGGGCGTCCTCCAACGGAAAGAAGCAGATGAACGCCCGCGCGCAGGCCGAGCTGATGGCCGCCGAGCAGACCGCGCAGGAAGAGGCGTCGGGAGCGGGGCTCGTCGAGTTCTCGATCATGGCCACCGTCACCGTGGACACGGAGATGCAGCTGAACCACGCCCAGGCGCTCATCGACGAACAGCAGGCCTCCGCCCGTATCCAGCTGCGCCCGGCCCGCCGGACCCAGGCGGCGGCCTTCAGCTGCACGCTCCCGGTGGGGCTGCTGCCGTGGGAACTCACCCTCATGCCCCAGCAGCTCAGGGACGCGCTGTGA
- a CDS encoding response regulator transcription factor has protein sequence MACCRGMDADILVLEADPCVGVELRRGLEAADYAVDLVGDGITAMRLVGRHSYRAVLMDIPEPGSNHYRVCAELRRSRMDVPILVLTEKGGENDEVEALDAGADDYLRKPYSHEVLLARLRALTRRSTQPADRTLRIGDLWLDPARHRCGRGRRDIALTAREFAVLAQLARHPGQVVSKPEILDEVWDMAYTGSPAIVEVYISVLRRKIDAPFGVCSIETVRGSGYRLVAVGG, from the coding sequence ATGGCATGCTGCCGAGGCATGGACGCCGATATTTTGGTGCTGGAAGCAGATCCATGTGTGGGTGTCGAACTCCGTCGAGGCCTTGAAGCAGCGGACTATGCGGTGGATCTCGTCGGAGACGGGATCACCGCAATGCGGCTCGTCGGGCGACATTCCTACAGGGCTGTTCTGATGGACATCCCGGAGCCCGGATCGAATCACTACCGGGTATGCGCCGAACTAAGAAGAAGCCGTATGGACGTGCCGATTCTCGTACTGACCGAGAAGGGTGGCGAAAATGACGAAGTGGAGGCCCTCGACGCGGGCGCCGACGACTACCTCCGCAAGCCGTACTCCCACGAGGTGCTGCTCGCCCGGCTGCGTGCCCTGACCCGGCGCAGCACTCAACCCGCCGACCGGACGCTGCGGATAGGTGACCTCTGGCTGGATCCGGCGCGCCATCGCTGCGGCCGGGGCCGACGTGACATAGCACTGACGGCTCGTGAGTTCGCCGTACTCGCCCAACTGGCCCGGCACCCCGGGCAGGTCGTCTCCAAGCCGGAGATACTCGACGAGGTCTGGGACATGGCCTACACGGGCAGCCCCGCCATCGTCGAGGTGTACATCAGCGTGCTCCGCCGCAAGATCGACGCCCCCTTCGGAGTCTGTTCCATCGAAACGGTCCGCGGCTCCGGATACCGCCTGGTGGCCGTGGGCGGCTGA
- a CDS encoding amino acid--tRNA ligase-related protein: MRRLYGELPADTTTGDSVVLVGRVMAHRSHGGMGFVDLRDGTDDIQLLLTDGAPETQPVYTDWQTDVDLGDQVSVSGEIVTSRTGALSIRVDGWMLASKALRPLPSAPGHGRGSTRTQRPSGGDQLPSYQRMMVDRREGARARGRASVLRALREELYTAGYLEADTPLLHALPGGTARPFVTWMNAWGVPVFLRGNTELYLKRLVVGGAERVFELGRVFRNEGTGAMHHPEFTVCEGYAAHTDYRDSAELVERLVRAAASVLHEAEGPSRITSAVLGGADDRPHRPAAGTARHGMGAPGETGRAPGETGGGDPTGGLRAPDSPLAATGPMPFARVTLRQLLSEHLKAPITSVTSTETFLQHARRHGLDVADDTTASALSLLLFRKLVRPTLTQPTFVFDFPTRAARFARPRPGDPTLVEAWSLVLAGTDIGQGCTELTDPVEQRRRMTEQRREPGLEHLPLDEEFLTAVEHGLPPLGGFSLGVDRLLGALRDDGRRLSDQQCLGLERAGTATSEQTGRDAPPEQTADQETDRVEVS, translated from the coding sequence TTGCGACGGCTGTACGGAGAACTCCCCGCAGACACGACGACCGGGGACAGCGTCGTCCTGGTCGGCCGGGTCATGGCCCACCGCTCCCACGGGGGCATGGGTTTCGTCGACCTCCGGGACGGCACCGATGACATCCAGCTTCTCCTCACCGACGGCGCTCCGGAGACCCAGCCCGTCTACACGGATTGGCAGACCGACGTCGACCTGGGGGACCAGGTGAGCGTCTCGGGTGAGATCGTCACCAGCCGTACGGGAGCCCTCTCGATCCGGGTCGACGGCTGGATGCTCGCCTCCAAGGCCCTGCGCCCGCTGCCCAGCGCACCAGGGCACGGCCGCGGCTCCACGAGGACGCAGCGTCCGAGCGGCGGCGATCAACTCCCCTCCTATCAGCGCATGATGGTCGACCGTCGGGAGGGGGCGCGCGCCAGGGGCCGTGCGTCGGTGCTGCGCGCGCTGCGGGAGGAGCTGTACACCGCCGGCTACCTGGAGGCGGACACCCCGCTCCTGCACGCCCTGCCCGGAGGCACCGCCCGCCCCTTCGTCACCTGGATGAACGCCTGGGGGGTGCCGGTCTTCTTACGGGGCAACACCGAGCTGTACCTGAAACGGCTGGTCGTCGGCGGGGCCGAGCGGGTCTTCGAACTCGGCCGAGTCTTCCGTAACGAGGGCACCGGGGCCATGCACCACCCCGAGTTCACCGTCTGCGAGGGGTACGCCGCCCACACCGACTACCGCGACAGCGCGGAGCTGGTGGAACGACTCGTCCGCGCCGCCGCGTCGGTCCTGCACGAGGCCGAGGGGCCGAGTCGTATCACCTCGGCCGTCCTGGGAGGGGCGGACGACAGGCCGCACCGCCCGGCGGCGGGCACCGCCCGGCACGGCATGGGGGCTCCCGGTGAAACAGGACGTGCTCCCGGTGAAACAGGCGGTGGCGACCCCACGGGCGGTCTCCGCGCCCCCGACAGTCCCCTTGCCGCCACAGGGCCCATGCCGTTCGCCCGGGTCACGCTGCGTCAGCTTCTCTCCGAGCACCTCAAGGCCCCCATCACGTCCGTGACCTCAACCGAAACGTTTCTTCAGCACGCTCGCCGCCACGGCCTCGATGTCGCCGACGACACCACCGCCTCGGCCCTCTCGCTGCTCCTCTTCCGCAAGCTCGTACGTCCGACACTGACCCAGCCCACCTTCGTGTTCGACTTCCCCACACGCGCCGCGCGGTTCGCCCGCCCCCGGCCGGGTGATCCCACGCTGGTGGAGGCGTGGAGCCTGGTGCTGGCCGGCACCGACATCGGCCAAGGCTGTACAGAACTCACCGACCCCGTCGAACAGCGCCGTCGGATGACGGAACAGCGGCGCGAACCGGGTCTTGAACACCTGCCGCTGGACGAGGAGTTCCTGACCGCCGTGGAGCACGGACTGCCCCCGCTCGGCGGCTTCTCACTCGGCGTCGACCGGCTGCTCGGCGCCCTCCGCGACGACGGCCGCCGCCTCAGCGACCAGCAGTGCCTCGGCCTCGAACGGGCCGGCACCGCCACCAGCGAGCAGACTGGCAGGGACGCACCCCCCGAACAGACGGCGGACCAGGAGACCGACCGCGTAGAAGTGAGCTGA
- a CDS encoding sugar phosphate isomerase/epimerase family protein encodes MSTSVLSDRTALESLLPYEPDVVEFYNYPSTMVPRLARFCERHGIRPALHTPVPYDLDVPLRRFAPTGPDAAEAALALRLAQRTIRLAADLDAVHVVVHFPSPYPPFSSEGFTERCTEFLTALAETAQTHGVSVLVENLTAHPLLHTPEQYARALDGTGLGLCLDLGHAHLLGERGTPLHFGQVLGPAVRSMHVYNTTPDRYPRHGHEAAAPGQSGRDGYLDLGVVLPRLLALTRPPVVVMEHNPQPTGRRERDRPRRTADWLRELISRTPASGLATDQNPDQHRAPGPSPRHL; translated from the coding sequence GTGTCCACCAGCGTGCTGTCCGACCGCACGGCGCTGGAATCCCTGCTGCCGTACGAACCCGATGTCGTCGAGTTCTACAACTACCCCAGCACGATGGTCCCCCGCCTGGCCCGCTTCTGCGAGCGGCACGGGATACGGCCGGCACTGCACACCCCTGTGCCGTACGACCTCGACGTGCCCCTGCGCCGGTTCGCCCCCACCGGGCCGGACGCCGCGGAGGCCGCGCTCGCGCTGCGGCTGGCCCAGCGGACCATCCGGCTCGCGGCGGACCTGGACGCCGTCCATGTCGTCGTCCACTTCCCCAGCCCGTATCCCCCGTTCTCGAGCGAGGGTTTCACCGAGCGCTGCACCGAGTTCCTGACGGCTTTGGCCGAGACCGCCCAGACGCATGGTGTTTCCGTGCTGGTGGAGAACCTGACCGCACACCCTCTCCTGCACACCCCCGAGCAGTACGCGCGAGCGCTGGACGGCACCGGACTGGGCCTCTGTCTGGACCTGGGCCACGCGCACCTGCTCGGGGAGCGGGGCACACCGCTGCACTTCGGGCAGGTCCTCGGGCCCGCCGTGCGCAGCATGCACGTCTACAACACCACCCCTGACCGCTATCCCCGGCACGGCCACGAGGCGGCCGCCCCCGGTCAGTCGGGCCGGGACGGCTATCTGGACCTCGGCGTCGTACTGCCCCGGCTGCTGGCACTGACCCGCCCACCGGTCGTGGTCATGGAGCACAATCCCCAGCCGACCGGGCGGCGCGAGAGGGACAGGCCGCGCCGGACCGCGGACTGGCTCCGGGAGCTGATTTCCCGGACTCCGGCCTCGGGCCTCGCCACGGATCAGAACCCGGACCAGCACCGGGCGCCGGGCCCGTCGCCGCGTCACCTGTGA
- a CDS encoding pentapeptide repeat-containing protein has translation MTQFDHVELLRRISVADGKERTERLKELSELTQRLIDSTGRGLSLSEADLSNLRLDEADLRRATLNRAVLHGTQLQRANLDEVTMVCPGMERTNLSEASLRSAYVHALAAQTCNFDGADMSDLRDATGTLFHGCSMRGVHLDGGHLAGSSFYQCDLSGASIRHANLQGSLINECMLDEAELYGICADQLTITKSSLRATSFVRASGRGLVLQRLTASDGLILTDADLPELRLSDISGQDWQAAGLKAAGADLTDVAAPAADLRDAELSGARLLRCSMPDASLAGALLNNGKISGGNLRRADLRGAHGENLHIVEADLTDADLTSFTGRCMTVRDGNMARVILRFANLYRAMITGDPPRGMSLRGAVLEGATLVQAYIAADLREADLNGANCAYSRFSQSDLSGARLDGTNMYQSTWVKVTLHGARMKDVRAPVFADRCPGLRNALEQAGGTAADEFRTFLDSFDAALAAGRKGST, from the coding sequence ATGACTCAGTTTGACCATGTGGAACTCCTCCGCCGTATCTCTGTGGCGGACGGCAAGGAACGCACGGAGCGGCTCAAAGAACTCTCCGAGCTGACCCAGCGGCTGATCGACTCCACCGGCCGTGGTCTGTCCCTCTCCGAGGCGGATCTGTCCAACCTTCGGCTCGACGAGGCGGATCTACGCAGGGCCACCCTCAACCGGGCCGTGCTGCACGGCACTCAGCTCCAGCGGGCGAACCTCGACGAGGTCACCATGGTCTGTCCCGGCATGGAGCGCACCAACCTCTCCGAGGCGAGCTTGCGCTCGGCCTACGTCCACGCGCTGGCCGCGCAGACCTGCAACTTCGACGGCGCCGACATGAGCGACCTGCGGGACGCGACCGGCACCCTCTTCCACGGGTGCAGCATGCGCGGTGTCCATCTCGACGGCGGCCACCTGGCCGGCAGCTCGTTCTACCAGTGCGACCTGTCCGGCGCGTCGATCCGCCACGCCAATCTCCAGGGCTCGCTGATCAACGAGTGCATGCTGGACGAGGCCGAGCTCTACGGCATCTGCGCGGACCAGCTCACGATCACCAAGTCCAGCCTGCGTGCCACCTCCTTCGTACGTGCCTCGGGACGCGGCCTGGTCCTGCAGCGGCTGACGGCCTCCGACGGCCTGATCCTCACCGACGCCGACCTGCCCGAGCTTCGGCTGTCCGACATCAGCGGCCAGGACTGGCAGGCGGCCGGGCTCAAGGCCGCGGGCGCCGACCTCACCGACGTCGCAGCCCCGGCGGCCGACCTCCGCGACGCCGAGCTGAGCGGGGCCCGGCTGCTGCGCTGCTCGATGCCCGACGCGTCGCTGGCCGGCGCCCTGCTCAACAACGGCAAGATCTCCGGCGGCAATCTGCGCCGCGCGGACCTGCGGGGCGCCCACGGCGAGAACCTGCACATCGTGGAGGCCGACCTCACCGACGCCGACCTCACCTCCTTCACCGGCCGATGTATGACGGTCCGGGACGGCAACATGGCCCGCGTGATCCTGCGGTTCGCCAATCTCTACCGGGCGATGATCACCGGCGATCCCCCGCGTGGCATGAGCCTGCGTGGTGCCGTCCTCGAAGGCGCGACCCTGGTGCAGGCCTACATCGCGGCGGACCTGCGGGAGGCCGACCTCAACGGAGCGAACTGCGCCTACAGCCGCTTCAGCCAGTCCGACCTGTCGGGCGCCCGGCTCGACGGCACCAACATGTACCAGTCGACCTGGGTGAAAGTCACCCTGCACGGAGCCAGGATGAAGGACGTCCGCGCCCCCGTGTTCGCCGACCGCTGCCCCGGCCTGCGCAACGCGCTCGAACAGGCGGGCGGGACGGCTGCCGACGAGTTCCGTACCTTCCTCGACTCCTTCGACGCCGCCCTCGCCGCCGGCCGCAAGGGCTCGACGTGA
- a CDS encoding PIG-L deacetylase family protein yields the protein MSLFGDRVLVIAAHPDDAELAVGGTIAALTERDAKVTVAVLTVSETPSDDDPDRRTRRMAAAEAAATVLGHDLVWVADGRYDQVEDLPAYRVVTLLDELLDRIRPDTVISHWDGDSHTDHVRVAQAVVSASRRWPEVTFLQFGPNEYRTVRHAQFVPTVYVPTGGHSAAKARALACYSYPGQGFRALDLETVEAFDRARGAAVGTRAAEGLVLVRHRPDPGRPSPRPHTQQPTDRPPQHAHAEQATSLRSPESEPLP from the coding sequence GTGAGCCTGTTCGGCGACCGGGTGCTGGTGATCGCCGCCCACCCGGACGACGCGGAACTCGCCGTGGGCGGCACGATCGCCGCCCTCACCGAGCGGGACGCGAAGGTCACCGTCGCCGTGCTGACGGTCTCGGAAACGCCGTCCGACGACGATCCGGACCGACGCACCCGCCGGATGGCGGCGGCCGAGGCCGCCGCCACGGTGCTCGGACACGATCTCGTCTGGGTCGCCGACGGTCGGTACGACCAGGTGGAGGACCTGCCCGCGTACCGCGTCGTGACCCTGCTGGACGAACTCCTGGACCGGATCCGCCCGGACACGGTGATCAGCCACTGGGACGGAGACTCGCACACCGACCATGTGCGGGTCGCCCAGGCGGTGGTCTCCGCCTCTCGCCGCTGGCCCGAGGTCACCTTCCTGCAGTTCGGGCCGAACGAGTACCGGACCGTCCGCCACGCCCAGTTCGTCCCGACCGTCTACGTACCGACGGGCGGCCACAGCGCCGCGAAGGCGCGCGCCCTCGCCTGCTACAGCTACCCCGGCCAGGGCTTCCGCGCCCTGGACCTGGAGACCGTCGAAGCCTTCGACCGGGCGCGCGGCGCAGCGGTCGGCACCCGGGCGGCGGAGGGACTCGTTCTCGTCCGCCACCGCCCGGATCCCGGCCGCCCCTCGCCGCGACCGCACACCCAGCAACCCACCGACCGCCCCCCGCAGCACGCGCATGCGGAGCAGGCCACCAGCCTGCGTTCACCCGAGAGTGAGCCTCTGCCTTGA